Proteins co-encoded in one Paracoccus aestuarii genomic window:
- the gcvH gene encoding glycine cleavage system protein GcvH: MKYTEDHEWLRAEGDEIVVGITKHASEQLGDVVFVELPEEGREVEAGEEIVVIESVKAASDIVAPVSGTITAVNAPLADAPGDVNGDPMAAWFFRIKPADAGAMDGFMDEDAYKALIG, translated from the coding sequence CTGAAATATACCGAAGACCATGAATGGCTGCGCGCCGAGGGCGACGAGATCGTCGTGGGGATCACGAAGCATGCCAGCGAGCAGCTGGGCGACGTGGTCTTTGTCGAGCTGCCCGAGGAGGGCCGCGAGGTCGAGGCCGGCGAGGAGATCGTGGTGATCGAATCGGTCAAGGCGGCGTCCGACATCGTGGCGCCCGTGTCGGGCACGATCACGGCGGTGAACGCGCCCCTGGCCGATGCGCCGGGCGACGTGAACGGCGATCCGATGGCGGCCTGGTTCTTTCGCATCAAGCCTGCGGATGCGGGCGCGATGGACGGGTT
- the gcvT gene encoding glycine cleavage system aminomethyltransferase GcvT has translation MADTTRRTGLYDLHVELGGRMVPFAGWEMPVQFPMGVMTEHLHTRAKAGLFDVSHMGQVLVAPEGGDMARAAAALETLIPADVAGLAPGRQRYGLFTNDQGGILDDLMFANRGDHFLLVVNAACAEQDIAHLQTLSGVTVTPVRDRGLLALQGPQAEAALARLVPDVADMRFMDSTALDWDGAQLWVSRSGYTGEDGFEISVPEARLADFARALLDQPEVAPIGLGARDSLRLEAGMPLYGHDMDAGVTPAQAALGWSIPRVRRNGGARAGGFPGAEVILAELAAPAVTRQGLRPEGRAPIREGVALFSEDGAPIGTVSSGGFGPSVGGPVAMARIPKDIPEGATVMAELRGKRLPLTVCALPFVTPSYKR, from the coding sequence ATGGCCGACACGACCCGACGGACCGGACTGTATGATCTGCATGTGGAGCTTGGGGGCCGGATGGTGCCCTTTGCCGGATGGGAGATGCCCGTCCAGTTCCCCATGGGCGTCATGACCGAGCATCTGCACACCCGCGCCAAGGCCGGGCTGTTCGACGTCAGCCACATGGGCCAGGTGCTGGTCGCGCCCGAGGGCGGCGACATGGCCCGCGCCGCCGCCGCGCTGGAGACGCTGATCCCCGCCGATGTGGCGGGCCTGGCGCCGGGGCGCCAGCGTTACGGGCTGTTCACCAATGACCAGGGCGGGATCCTCGACGACCTGATGTTCGCCAATCGCGGGGATCATTTCCTGCTGGTGGTGAACGCGGCCTGCGCGGAACAGGACATCGCCCATCTGCAGACCCTGTCGGGCGTCACGGTGACGCCGGTGCGTGATCGCGGGCTGCTGGCGCTGCAGGGGCCGCAGGCGGAGGCGGCGCTGGCGCGGCTGGTGCCGGACGTGGCCGACATGCGCTTCATGGACAGCACGGCGCTGGATTGGGACGGGGCCCAGCTGTGGGTCTCGCGTTCGGGCTATACGGGCGAGGACGGGTTCGAGATCTCGGTCCCCGAGGCGCGGTTGGCGGATTTCGCCCGTGCGCTGCTGGATCAGCCCGAGGTGGCGCCGATCGGTCTGGGCGCGCGCGACAGCCTGCGGCTGGAGGCGGGGATGCCGCTTTACGGCCATGACATGGACGCGGGCGTGACGCCCGCGCAGGCGGCGCTCGGCTGGTCGATCCCCAGGGTCCGCCGCAATGGCGGCGCGCGGGCGGGCGGGTTTCCGGGCGCCGAGGTGATCCTGGCCGAGCTGGCTGCGCCTGCGGTCACGCGCCAGGGCCTGCGCCCCGAGGGCCGCGCGCCGATCCGCGAGGGCGTGGCGCTGTTTTCCGAGGATGGCGCGCCCATCGGCACGGTCAGCTCCGGCGGGTTCGGGCCGTCTGTCGGTGGGCCGGTCGCCATGGCGCGCATTCCTAAAGACATTCCCGAAGGCGCCACGGTTATGGCCGAGCTGCGCGGCAAGCGCCTGCCCCTGACCGTCTGCGCCCTGCCTTTTGTCACCCCCTCCTACAAACGCTGA